In Candidatus Zixiibacteriota bacterium, the genomic stretch AGACTTCGGTATATATGCGAGCATGGATTGTACCTACCAATATAGTCTCATAAGCGCAACAAAGTCAATTGTATTCGTGCCCGGCCTGTGCCGCTACAAGACTACGGACAGGCTGACGGCTCCGGGCCGCCGACGAACATGAAATCGATCAAGTATAACAAATCGGAAATGTCAATCGGTGGCGTACCACTAGCGTCGACATCGCCTTCGTCAAAGCAAACCGGCTCCGGTCCGCCCTGGAACATGAAATCGATTATATACGTCAAATCGGAAATGTCCAAAATCTCACCGCCGTCGTGGTTGATGTCCCCACGTTTGACGCAACAGGGACCGTCCGTTGAAACGGCAATTGCAAAGGGTGAAAGAGTTGTTGTCGATCCGCAAATGATATTTGAGTCGGCGTCCAGAGATGTAGTAATGTCCCACCATTCGCCCGCTTCGTAATGCTGAAGAGTAAGAGCAGCTTCTTCGGCAGGAGTCAGACCAGCGTCGTCGTAGTTGATGCATATCTCGATAGCTCCGCTGAAATCAGCATCGGTGGTGACACCGTAGTAACCGGGCAGGTCCGATGGTATTATTTGAAAATTGTTGCCGGCCGCGGGTCCTTCAGCGCCGTAGGTAACTTCCGTGTTACCGCCAACATCAACGTTGTCGAAAGTAAGCTCAACCCCTGCACCCGGATTCGTGATCACTCCAGGTCCGGGCGGTGTCTCTTGGACAAACTGGCAGGCATCCCCGACACCATCGCTATCTGAATCAGTCTGATCAGAGTTAGAGGTCAGCGCACAGTTGTCGCACGGGTCACCGTGACCGTCAGAGTCGTAGTCGCTCGCAACCAAACACTCCTTGGTCCATTGAGCAATATAGGGTGTTGCCTTCTCGCCCGCGGACAGGAAGGTGCCGCCAACAAAAAGGCTATTGTCATAGGGAGTGATTGCATTAACCGATGCATTCCAGTCCACGCCACTGTTCATGCCGGAGCCCAGATTGGACCAGTCAACTCCGTCCCACGACGCGATTCTGTAAATCGAAGAGTCACCAATTTTACCATATCTTCCACCCACGAATAATTTATCGTTGTAGACAGACAGACTGAAGACAGGGTTGTCAGCACCCGGATCAAAAACCGTCCAGTCAGCTCCATCCCAGGAGGCAACTCGATAGGCGGTAATATCATTAACAATCGTGAACGATCCCCCGGCTATTAGTTCGTCATTGTAGACGGTCAACGCACTCACTCTGCCATATTTCATACCTAATCCAAGGGGTGCCCAATTGAGGCCGTCCCATGAAGCAATACTTTTCGTGGTGACAGTTCCGGCGTTACTAAAGAATCCTCCAGCGATTAACTTGCCGTCATAGGATGTAAGTGAGTACACACCGGCTGATCCACCTCCCACACCGTCCGGGAACAATCCGAGAGGTCGCCACATCGCACCGTTCCATGAGGCGATATTAGATGCCCCGAAAGAACCGGCACTGGTAAACTGCCCACCTGCAATCAGCTCGTTGTTCCAGACTGTAAGTGCATATACAGTGCCATTCATTCCAATACCCAGAGTTGACCAGACTGCTCCGTCCCAGACGGCGATTCGCCTTGCAGATACTGCACCCGCTTGTGCGAATTCGCCGCCGACTATCAACTTGTTGTCGTAGATAGTCAAGGCGTGGACACCGTCTTCTATACCGTTGCCCGTTAATCCTGAACCGAGTGCAGTCCAGACCGATCCATCCCAGGCAGCTATAAGATTGGCCGGGACTCCGTGCCCAACACTTTTGAACACTCCACCTACTATCAGCTTGTTGTCAAAAATGATCATCGCATTAATGCCGGTAGTTTTGGTACTCCCCATACCAGGCGAGACCTGCGACCAATTTGCTCCGTCCCAAACAGCAATATGCATGGTCGGGATATGATCATCAGATGATTTGAAATTACCAGCCACATACAACTGAGTATCCACCACCATCATTGTCTGAACATAGCTTTGATTGGGTCCCACTCCATCGCCCATCGGTGACCAACTCAAACCATCCCAGACGGCAGTACGATGAGCCTCATCTCCACCGGCTTCATCAAAGTATCCACCCGCAATAAGCTGCCCATCGAATTCAGCCAGACTATATACAGTGTAGTTCATCCCCACTCCCAGGGCTGACCAGGCCGCGCCATTCCAAGAGGCGACTCTCATTGCAGGATTTCCACCGGCCATATCAAAGTTTCCTCCAACGATCAGATTGCCGTCGAAAACCGTCACGGCACTCACGTCATCATTGACACCCGTTCCGATCGGCGCCCATGAAGTCCCATTCCATGCAGCAACGCGCGATGCGGTAAGGCCACCGGCAGTTGTAAAGCTCCCGCCAACAACCAGCTTGTTGTCATAGATAGTAAGTCCGTAGGCTTCATTGTTCAGACCTGATCCCAGGGAAGACCACGTAGAGCCATCCCAGCGAGCAATGTGGCTGGGTGAGCCGAATTCTCCGGCTGCATATATTGTGTCGTTATGATTTAGAATGGTATGGATACTACCATCTAAACCGGTCCCCAACGGCGCCCAGGTGGCGCCATCCCATGAAGCGATGTTGTTTACGGCAACTCCGTCGATTTCGAAAAACCCGCCCGCAACTATCAGTTTGCCATCTAAGATTGCGAACTCGGACACGCCGCCATCAATCTCAGTGCAGAGTGCAGACCAGTTGGCTCCGTCCCAGGTGGCGATACCGGGGGCTATAACAGAGCCGGCCACACCAAAACTGCCACCAACAACAAGCTCCCCATCATAGATCGTCATAGCCGAGATGGGGGAGTCCGTCCCCGGTATGGAAGAAATCCCGTCGGCCCAGTAGATATCATCGGGGTCGGTATCAATACCCGATGGACTCATCATGAGTTGGTTGGTGGCCGGGTCAAGATTCACGTCAAGACCCTCAATGTCCAAAGAGCCTTGATACCCTGAACGTCTCGCCGCGTCCAGATCGAAACTTCCGTCGGGGTTCACAAACTCCTGGGCCTTTTTGTTAACCGGTAGCGTTTGGTCGGCACTCACAGATGTGAAACATATAGTGAGCGTACAGGAAAGTATTAGCAACGATTTGACGAGGCGGCAGGATACTGAATTGTGTGACATAGGTGCTCCGAATGAAAGTCTTGGCAGTAACAAGGACTGATTACGACGAGTTAGGCGATACGTTGGAAATATAACGTCCAGCCGCTGTTTAGGCAAATCGAAATGCATACGCTTATTGTCGGCATGGCTGGGTTTGGCCCAAAGATTTGTTTGGACATAATCTGTTGACAAAGCGTCTTTGGGCATGTTTATTATCCGGCTGAAACGGCTCTGACACCGAGTCAGACCGGCTGAGACCGTTGTGAAATAGGAAGACGAAGCGCTTCAAATAGAGGATAGGTGGATGAAACTCTGGTCAATTCTACTAATGCTGATTCTGCTTTTGACGATCAATTCGACCCTGCTCGCACAGGATGAAGACGAAGCTCGCGACCTTCTGGAGATTTGTGTTTATGGCGGAGTGGGTTCCCCTATGGGCAACTTGAGTGACTGGCATGACAGTCTTGGCGCCAAACTGGGCTGGTCGCTTGGAGTGGACTTCGGCTACTTTATGATGCCGAGTTTAGTAGTCGGATTCAATTTCCAGTACACTCAGTTCGGGATCGACGGCCCGGCCGAGGTCGATGGTGCTCACCATCGTCTGTATAACCCGAATCTGTTTGCCAAGTACTACTTCTCGGGCGAATCTGATTTTGAACCGTACATCAAAGGCCATGTAGGTATTGAGAACCCGAAGTTCACCACCCTGCTGACCGGTCCCAAGTACCGTTCTGTCTCATACGACGCTTCGTTGGCCGCCGGTTTCGGAGTCGGGCTCTTCTATTATCGCACTGATTACAGCGGACTTTTCATCGAAGCCAACTACAACTATGCCGCCACCAAAGATGCTCAGCGAGTGTATGCGGAAGAGACGCTCGATTTCGTTGAGGACATCAGCGTGTTTGACATCCATGCCGGGGTCCGTCTGCTGATCGGATCAGGGGAGTAGACCAAGACAAATCTTTATGGCCCGCCGACTGATCGGCGGGTTTTTTTTTGAATGTTGTGTCGGGTGTTGGACCACATCGAAAGAGCACATAGTGCCGGTGCTGTCAGGCGACTCGTCCGACAGCCATTTGGTTGGGCGGCAGGTGTCGGGCGGGGTAGCCCAAGACCACCCGTGAGCCAAGCTCCTTTCAACAAGCCCCTGATCCGGTTTTTTTGTGTTGGTCGAAACAGTACGCATTCGTAGATTGAGATCATGGCCAAGACGAGACTGATGGTGGTCGACGATGAGTCCGCCCAGCGAGAACTGCTGGCCGGGTATCTGTCGAAGAACGGCTTTGAAGTGCACACTTTCGCCTCGGGCCGGGAAGCGCTCGAAGGGTATCATCACATATTCTCACCCTTGGCTATAGTCGACATGAAAATGCCCGGAATGAGCGGCTTGGATTTATTGGAGGGGCTGCGAGAGATCAATCCCTTTATCCAGGTTCTGGTGCTGACCGCCTTTGGGTCGGTCGAGACGGCCGTGGCCGCGATCAAAACCGGCGCCTTCGACTATCTCACCAAGCCGATCGAAAACCTGGATGAACTGCTTTTGAAGCTGAACAAAGCAGCGCAGCAAAACCGCCTCGTCGTTGAACACCAGGTTATGAGCGCCCGACTGGATGAGGTCTTCCCCAGTTCGGAGATAATTGGCGAGTCGCCACCGATAGTCAAGATGAAAGAGTTGATCTCACTGGTGGGACCAAAAGAAGCAACAGTGTTGATCACCGGTCCGTCCGGCACGGGCAAGGAGTTAGTCGCGCGGGCCATCCATGCCTTGTCGCCCCGCTCCGAACAGGAGTTGGTAGCCATCAACTGCGCCGCCTTTCCTGAGACACTTCTGGAATCGGAATTGTTCGGTTTTGAGAAAGGAGCTTTCACCGGCGCCGATCGAGCCAAACAGGGCCGCTTCGAACTGGCCAACGGTGGCAGTTTGTTTCTCGATGAAATAGGGGAGATGCCGTTGACCATGCAGGTCAAGATGCTGCGCGTACTGGAAGAGAGAAAAATCCAGAGGTTGGGATCGGTCAAGGAGATATCTCTCGATATCCGATTGATCGCAGCCACCAACCGCGACCTGATGAAACTGGTGGCTGACGGCAGCTTCCGTGAAGACCTGTTCTACCGGTTGAACGTCATTATGATTGAAGTACCGCCGCTGGCCGCCCGGGCCGGGGATATCCTCAGGTTGACTGAAAAGTTCCTCGAACGATTCTGCCGCAAGATAGGCAAGGAGATCAGTGGTGTCGAGCCTGATGCGGCCGAGTTGCTTTCAAAGTATAACTGGCCGGGCAATGTTCGAGAACTGGAGAACATCATCGAGCGGGCGGTCGTACTGTGCCGCAGCGACCGAATCGGCAAAGACGATCTGACCGGCCTGGCACCGGCGGCCGCTCCGATTGGAGTCGAAGCGAGCCTGACTCCGCTATCAGAGATGGAGTCGAAACACATTAAGACCTGTCTCGACCAACTGGACTGGAATCTGGGACAGTGCGCCGAGAAACTGGGCATTCACCGCAACACCCTTCGAGCCAAAATCAAAGAATACAACTTGTCCAGGGACTGATCTGCCTGGGTCTGACAATTGTTGTGCATAGCGAGTATGAGTACGCACAATATTTGTGCGCGGAGGCCGGGTCTGATTCGTAGTCCATCAACCTATTACCCTGCAACACAATGGATTATGCAGTTTGGCATGCTTCTTGTTAGAGTTAATACCGGAACGAATGAGACAAGGAGAATGAAAATGTACTCGAAATCACTTTTGACCCTGATGATCGCACTGATCGCGACCGTTCTGACCACCGGATGCTCTGATGATGAAGTTATTGCCGTTTATGATCCGGTGCCACAACCTCCGCAAAACGTCTTTACAGTAACCGGCGATGTTTCGGTCTCTGTTTTTTGGACCGCTCCCTACGAAGGGGACATTACCTTTTATGGTATCTACCGCTCCGCCCAGGAGTTCACCGGCTACGATGTGATCGCGACCATCTCAGCGGAACCAAACCCGGACCGCGACCTGGTGTACTACGACCCCGGTTACATCGACACCGATGTAACCAACGGAGAGACTTATTTCTACGCGGTCACTTCAATTGACAGAGCCGGGCATGAGTCCGAATTATCAGCGGAGTCGGCATTTGATACTCCACGGCCCGATGGTGAAATGACTCTCTATGACGATGCCATTGATTCTGATCGATCCGGTTTTGACTTTTCGACCGGGACTAGAGTCGCATCTGAGAATCCAGAAGCCGATGTCTACCTTGATCGCGATCTCAATAATGTGTTCTACATCAACTCCACCGATGCGAATAACGTACTGGTTCAGGCGGCCGGATTTCATTCGAGTTTCGATGGTGTCGGCTGGGCGCCTCAGGATGGCTGGTCTTATACCGGCTGGGCCGAGATCGTCCCCGGACATATTTACATTGTGGCTATCAAGTATGCTCCCGACCAGTGGAACTACGCCAAGCTGCGGGTGCTGACAGAGAACGACAATGCCGGTACCGTCAGGTTCCAATGGGCTTTTCAGACTGATATAAATAATCCCGAACTGGCGCCGCCCTCGGATGCGAATATAGATACTCGCAGCCGCGTTGACGCCGGTTCAACGTTATAGGATGAGACTAAGGAAGTTGGAAAGGAAGGTGATTGAGATGTTGAAAAAGACAATCATAACACCGGCTGTGGCGCTCCTGATGTGCCTGATGATCACCGGCGTGGCTTTTGGCCAGAATATGCAGCGGGACGAGAACGGCGGCCCCGATTATTTCCCGCCCGATAAGCAGGCCGCTAATCAGGACTATGGTGAAGACATCCGTATCGACCGTTATCTTGATGCCGAAGTCTGGACCAACCATCTGGACGGCGAGTATTTCGTCGGCGACAATGTTGTCCTGAACTTTCGGACCAACCGCGATGCCTTTGTGGCCATCTACTCGGTCGATAGCAGGGGGCGCGTCAACCTGCTTTTCCCGACCGAGCCGGAGCAGGACAATTTCATTAACGGCGGCGTAACCTACCATCTACCGGGTCCTAATGACGACTATGATTTGGTGGTAGCGGAGCCTGAGGGAATCGAGAATATTCAGATCATCGCGTCGCGCGAACGGTTTCCCATTCCCGATTGGCATCCTGTCTCCGGATTGCTTTGCGACTGGGATGATCGCTTTGAGTTCATGGACTATCTCAACGGCCGGCATTTCGTCCGGTATGGTGGTCAGAAATTTGCATTCGACCGCACCGCCATGTACGTCAACGAATGGGAACCGTCCTATTATCGCCCGGTTTATTATCCTTACTATCCTTCGTGGTCGGTATGCGGTAACGGCTATATCGATTATCCCTGGGGCGCCTCAATCTATGTTGACGGCATCTACTGGGGTTGTGCGCCGCTGTACATTCCACGGATCTATGTCGGTTGGCACACTATCACCGTATATAATCACTGGGGACATTGCTGGGAACGTGACGTACACTTCACACGCTACCACACGGTCATTCTGGACCGCACGATAATCAATCCCGGTCGTACCAACGTGTCCAAGTACAAGGATGTCAGGAGTGCCGGCTACCGCGATCCGGTGACCAACGGCTATCCCAAGTTCAAGCAGAAACAAACTGTGGCCACCAAGGTATCCGGTGTGAAATCCAAAACCTCACCGAGCGACAAGATGAAGTCCAAAGTTCAGACTGTTCCTACCAAGAAGTATGCGCGCGGCAGCGCCAAGCTGATTTCCACCGATCGTGGCCTGGAGAGTGCCGGCCGAACTGTCAACCGCGGCAAGCGCAGTAGCGGCATGCGGAGCAAGCCGACCGACAGACTGACCACAACTTCATCCGGGACCAAAGGGAAGCAATCAAACGGCCAAGGGTCCGACAGCCGGATTTCGGGATCGACATCAGGTAGCGTAGGCTCCGGCGGCAAGCGGTCTTCCAACAAAGGCCGGGTGGGACAACGTCAGACTCAGCAGCAGTCGAAGGACTACTACAAGAAGAAGTCCGGTTCCAAAACGCGAAGGTCGGGCGGGGATGCCGGTCGTGTCCAACCGAAACGGAGCGGCGGCAAGTCTGATTCCAAGGGCACCAAGCCCAGTGTGAAGCCTCGCTCGCAACCTACCAAGAGTCGCGGTGGCACCAAGTCGCAGGGCGTGAAACAGTCCGGCGGCACAAAGAGCGCTCCCAAGTCGACGCCCTCATCGGGCGGCAGCAAGACAAAGAGCTCCGGCGGCAAGACCAAAAAGGGAGGACGTAAGTGATAACCCGGGAGGGAATGGACGGCGATACGGGACCGGCTCGGCGAATACCGGGTCGGTCCGCTGTCCTGCTGAAGATGGCGCTGGGTCAAAAAACAAACTTGCCGATTAGACCCATAGCAGCTATCTTGAAACCGGAGTTTGAATTATGAAACATCTCTTATACATACTTTTGAGCCTGGCTCTGCTGGTCTCGTTTTGCGGCGACACTTATGCCGTGAACAAGAAAGACAAGAAAGCCACCTCCACACAGAAGGTCGTCAAAAAGTCCAAGCCGGCGCCGAAGAAGCCAGCGGTCAAAAGCAACAAGCAGGTGAAACCACCGCCCAAGGGCAAGCGCAAGAAGTATGACAATTTCATAGACAAGAACAACAACGGCATCGATGATCGCAAAGAGAAGTTAGTACCCAAGGCCGGTAAGCAGGACAAGAAGAAGCCGACCAAGAAGAAGAAAAAGTAAGGCAAGTTTCTTAGATTGAATCCTCAAGCCACGCCCGCTATGGGTAGTGGCTTTTTCTATGGGTGGTGATAAATCATTTTCTTGCTCTTGGCGGTGATAAATCACTTCTTCGCGCTTCGCGCGGTGGCAACCTCATCCTGAGCGGAGTCGAAGGGTGAATACGCACCGCTGATTCCCGCCCCAAACAAGGTTTGAGGCGGCCACCCAAACGAGGCCTGGATTCTGGCCTTCGCCAGAATGACGGAGGTGGGCTGTCCGGCAGTCTGCTTTGTGTTACAGAACGGTGTT encodes the following:
- a CDS encoding DUF4384 domain-containing protein — protein: MLKKTIITPAVALLMCLMITGVAFGQNMQRDENGGPDYFPPDKQAANQDYGEDIRIDRYLDAEVWTNHLDGEYFVGDNVVLNFRTNRDAFVAIYSVDSRGRVNLLFPTEPEQDNFINGGVTYHLPGPNDDYDLVVAEPEGIENIQIIASRERFPIPDWHPVSGLLCDWDDRFEFMDYLNGRHFVRYGGQKFAFDRTAMYVNEWEPSYYRPVYYPYYPSWSVCGNGYIDYPWGASIYVDGIYWGCAPLYIPRIYVGWHTITVYNHWGHCWERDVHFTRYHTVILDRTIINPGRTNVSKYKDVRSAGYRDPVTNGYPKFKQKQTVATKVSGVKSKTSPSDKMKSKVQTVPTKKYARGSAKLISTDRGLESAGRTVNRGKRSSGMRSKPTDRLTTTSSGTKGKQSNGQGSDSRISGSTSGSVGSGGKRSSNKGRVGQRQTQQQSKDYYKKKSGSKTRRSGGDAGRVQPKRSGGKSDSKGTKPSVKPRSQPTKSRGGTKSQGVKQSGGTKSAPKSTPSSGGSKTKSSGGKTKKGGRK
- a CDS encoding sigma-54 dependent transcriptional regulator; its protein translation is MAKTRLMVVDDESAQRELLAGYLSKNGFEVHTFASGREALEGYHHIFSPLAIVDMKMPGMSGLDLLEGLREINPFIQVLVLTAFGSVETAVAAIKTGAFDYLTKPIENLDELLLKLNKAAQQNRLVVEHQVMSARLDEVFPSSEIIGESPPIVKMKELISLVGPKEATVLITGPSGTGKELVARAIHALSPRSEQELVAINCAAFPETLLESELFGFEKGAFTGADRAKQGRFELANGGSLFLDEIGEMPLTMQVKMLRVLEERKIQRLGSVKEISLDIRLIAATNRDLMKLVADGSFREDLFYRLNVIMIEVPPLAARAGDILRLTEKFLERFCRKIGKEISGVEPDAAELLSKYNWPGNVRELENIIERAVVLCRSDRIGKDDLTGLAPAAAPIGVEASLTPLSEMESKHIKTCLDQLDWNLGQCAEKLGIHRNTLRAKIKEYNLSRD
- a CDS encoding thrombospondin type 3 repeat-containing protein, yielding MSHNSVSCRLVKSLLILSCTLTICFTSVSADQTLPVNKKAQEFVNPDGSFDLDAARRSGYQGSLDIEGLDVNLDPATNQLMMSPSGIDTDPDDIYWADGISSIPGTDSPISAMTIYDGELVVGGSFGVAGSVIAPGIATWDGANWSALCTEIDGGVSEFAILDGKLIVAGGFFEIDGVAVNNIASWDGATWAPLGTGLDGSIHTILNHNDTIYAAGEFGSPSHIARWDGSTWSSLGSGLNNEAYGLTIYDNKLVVGGSFTTAGGLTASRVAAWNGTSWAPIGTGVNDDVSAVTVFDGNLIVGGNFDMAGGNPAMRVASWNGAAWSALGVGMNYTVYSLAEFDGQLIAGGYFDEAGGDEAHRTAVWDGLSWSPMGDGVGPNQSYVQTMMVVDTQLYVAGNFKSSDDHIPTMHIAVWDGANWSQVSPGMGSTKTTGINAMIIFDNKLIVGGVFKSVGHGVPANLIAAWDGSVWTALGSGLTGNGIEDGVHALTIYDNKLIVGGEFAQAGAVSARRIAVWDGAVWSTLGIGMNGTVYALTVWNNELIAGGQFTSAGSFGASNIASWNGAMWRPLGLFPDGVGGGSAGVYSLTSYDGKLIAGGFFSNAGTVTTKSIASWDGLNWAPLGLGMKYGRVSALTVYNDELIAGGSFTIVNDITAYRVASWDGADWTVFDPGADNPVFSLSVYNDKLFVGGRYGKIGDSSIYRIASWDGVDWSNLGSGMNSGVDWNASVNAITPYDNSLFVGGTFLSAGEKATPYIAQWTKECLVASDYDSDGHGDPCDNCALTSNSDQTDSDSDGVGDACQFVQETPPGPGVITNPGAGVELTFDNVDVGGNTEVTYGAEGPAAGNNFQIIPSDLPGYYGVTTDADFSGAIEICINYDDAGLTPAEEAALTLQHYEAGEWWDITTSLDADSNIICGSTTTLSPFAIAVSTDGPCCVKRGDINHDGGEILDISDLTYIIDFMFQGGPEPVCFDEGDVDASGTPPIDISDLLYLIDFMFVGGPEPSACP